The Paenibacillus sp. MBLB1832 genome has a window encoding:
- a CDS encoding glycerol-3-phosphate dehydrogenase/oxidase produces MSRQHFDLIVIGGGITGAGIALDAQSRGLRTALVEMQDFAAGTSSRSTKLVHGGLRYLKQLDVKVVAEVGKERAIVYENGPHVTTPEWMLLPFYKGGTFGKLSTSLGLRVYDFLAGVKRSERRKMFSPEVTLQHEPLLKRKDLRGGGYYVEYRTDDARLTIEVMKKAVELGAMVVNYAKVEELVVQDGTLVGVRVVDQLAGAGSQGRQEDREADDREVQERQEEERQAQDRSASYMLSASKIVNAAGPWVDTLREMDHSKHGKTLHLTKGVHLVFDQSRFPLGQAIYFDTPDGRMVFAIPRDGKTYVGTTDTNYKGDIANPRITVGDRAYVLRAANEMFPSLGLTEADVESSWTGLRPLIHQEGKDPSEISRRDEIFVSASGLISMAGGKLTGYRKMAETVVDRIAAMLLAEGKVSAALPPSRTRTLPISGGDVGGSAQLAPFLRSKVSQGLRLGLTAPEAMLLAQRYGSNVDRVFALLEQHGGEAGRRGLPPAVLAALVYAVECEMVVKPADFFIRRTGALFFDIAWARQWKAPAAAFLAERFGWDEAQATAYAAELDRLLDEAVNPLEA; encoded by the coding sequence ATGTCTCGTCAGCATTTCGATCTCATCGTGATCGGCGGCGGAATTACAGGCGCGGGCATTGCGCTGGATGCTCAGAGTCGAGGGCTTCGTACGGCGTTGGTTGAGATGCAGGATTTTGCTGCGGGGACGTCCAGCCGTTCGACGAAATTGGTGCATGGCGGACTGCGGTATTTGAAACAGCTGGACGTGAAGGTGGTCGCGGAAGTCGGCAAGGAGCGGGCGATTGTATATGAAAATGGACCGCATGTGACGACGCCGGAATGGATGCTGCTTCCTTTTTATAAAGGCGGCACGTTCGGCAAATTGTCGACTTCGCTCGGCCTGCGTGTGTATGATTTTCTAGCTGGGGTGAAGCGCTCGGAACGTCGTAAGATGTTCAGCCCCGAGGTGACGCTGCAGCATGAGCCGCTACTCAAACGGAAGGATCTCCGCGGCGGCGGCTACTACGTGGAGTACCGCACAGATGATGCGCGGCTGACAATCGAAGTGATGAAAAAGGCCGTCGAACTCGGCGCGATGGTTGTGAATTACGCGAAGGTTGAGGAACTGGTTGTGCAGGACGGGACGTTGGTTGGGGTTCGGGTTGTGGATCAGTTGGCGGGGGCGGGGAGCCAGGGGCGACAAGAAGATCGAGAAGCAGATGATCGAGAAGTACAAGAACGACAAGAAGAAGAACGACAAGCACAAGATCGATCAGCGTCCTACATGCTGTCTGCGAGTAAAATCGTGAATGCGGCGGGGCCGTGGGTGGATACGCTTCGCGAAATGGACCACTCTAAGCACGGCAAAACCTTGCATCTCACCAAGGGTGTGCACTTGGTTTTTGATCAGAGCCGCTTCCCGCTCGGGCAGGCGATTTATTTCGATACGCCGGACGGGCGCATGGTGTTTGCGATTCCGCGCGATGGCAAAACCTATGTCGGCACGACCGACACCAATTATAAAGGGGATATTGCCAATCCCCGCATTACGGTAGGGGATCGCGCGTATGTGCTGCGCGCGGCGAACGAGATGTTTCCGTCCCTCGGCTTGACCGAGGCGGACGTCGAGTCGAGCTGGACCGGGCTGCGCCCTCTGATCCACCAGGAGGGCAAAGATCCTTCCGAGATTTCGCGGCGCGACGAAATCTTCGTCTCGGCTTCCGGCCTCATCTCGATGGCCGGGGGCAAGCTGACCGGCTACCGCAAAATGGCGGAGACGGTCGTGGATCGCATCGCCGCCATGCTGCTGGCGGAGGGCAAGGTCTCGGCGGCGCTCCCGCCGAGCCGCACCCGTACGCTGCCGATTTCCGGCGGCGATGTGGGCGGCTCCGCGCAGCTGGCGCCGTTCTTGCGCAGCAAGGTCAGCCAAGGCCTGCGGCTGGGGCTGACCGCGCCAGAGGCGATGCTGCTCGCGCAGCGATACGGGTCCAACGTGGACCGCGTATTTGCGCTGCTGGAGCAGCACGGGGGTGAGGCTGGGCGGCGAGGCTTGCCCCCCGCGGTGCTCGCTGCGCTCGTGTACGCAGTGGAGTGCGAGATGGTCGTGAAGCCGGCGGATTTCTTCATCCGCCGCACGGGCGCCCTCTTCTTCGACATCGCGTGGGCAAGGCAGTGGAAGGCGCCTGCGGCAGCCTTCCTCGCGGAGCGCTTCGGCTGGGACGAAGCGCAGGCGACGGCTTATGCAGCCGAGCTGGATCGGCTGCTGGACGAGGCAGTTAACCCGCTGGAGGCATAG
- a CDS encoding winged helix-turn-helix domain-containing protein translates to MTSLKEFHLLFTLANYPNHVLTRRQLIEQVWGMNYEKDERKVDVHIKRLRSRVRALTSSIRFVSMRGVSYRLEVES, encoded by the coding sequence ATGACATCGCTCAAAGAATTCCACCTCTTGTTCACGCTTGCTAATTACCCGAATCATGTGTTGACGAGGCGGCAGCTGATCGAGCAGGTTTGGGGGATGAACTACGAGAAAGACGAGCGAAAGGTCGATGTGCATATTAAAAGATTGCGAAGCCGCGTCCGCGCCCTGACATCCTCGATTCGATTCGTTTCCATGCGCGGAGTTAGCTACCGACTAGAAGTCGAGTCCTGA
- the glpK gene encoding glycerol kinase GlpK — translation MKTTGVGPSYILSLDQGTTSSRAILFDQKGSIVHTAQQEFKQYFPKPGWVEHDANEIWLSIQSVIATLLSESGVQPADIAGIGITNQRETTVVWDRHTGMPVYHAIVWQSRQTADICEELRAKGLNDLFRERTGLLIDAYFSATKIKWILDHVEGARARAEQGDLLFGTMDTWLIWKLTGGKAHVTDYSNASRTLIYNIHELRWDEDLMGHLDIPAAMLPEVRSSSEVYGHTQESLFFGAAIPIAGAAGDQQAALFGQACFQKGMAKNTYGTGCFMLMNTGNHAIPSRSGLLTTIAWGLNGKVEYALEGSIFVAGSAIQWLRDGLRMIKSAKDSEDYAKRVASTDGVYVVPAFVGLGTPYWDSEVRGAVFGLTRGTSKEHFIRATLESLAYQTKDVLQAMEDDSGIELTKLRVDGGVVKNNFLMQFQSDMLGVTVERPVINETTALGAAYLAGLAVGFWQDQAEIAAQWQVDHAFQQEMAADVQEQLYSGWKKAVNAAIAFK, via the coding sequence ATGAAAACAACGGGAGTGGGGCCCTCATACATACTTTCCCTCGATCAAGGAACGACGAGTTCCAGAGCCATTTTGTTCGATCAAAAGGGGAGCATTGTCCATACCGCGCAGCAAGAGTTTAAGCAGTATTTTCCGAAACCAGGCTGGGTGGAGCACGATGCGAATGAGATTTGGCTGTCGATTCAAAGCGTGATTGCGACGCTCTTGTCAGAGTCGGGCGTTCAGCCAGCGGATATAGCGGGGATCGGCATCACGAACCAGCGGGAGACGACGGTTGTCTGGGATCGGCACACGGGGATGCCCGTGTATCATGCGATTGTGTGGCAGTCGCGGCAAACGGCGGACATCTGCGAGGAGCTCAGGGCGAAGGGACTTAACGACCTGTTCCGGGAGCGGACAGGACTACTGATTGATGCATATTTTTCTGCGACCAAAATTAAATGGATCCTCGATCACGTTGAGGGCGCTAGGGCGCGCGCGGAGCAAGGGGATTTGTTGTTCGGCACGATGGACACGTGGCTGATCTGGAAGCTGACAGGCGGCAAGGCGCATGTAACGGATTACTCCAACGCGTCGCGGACGCTCATTTACAACATTCACGAGCTGAGGTGGGACGAGGACCTGATGGGGCATTTGGACATTCCTGCGGCGATGCTGCCAGAGGTTCGCTCGTCGTCAGAGGTGTACGGACATACGCAGGAAAGCCTGTTCTTCGGTGCAGCGATTCCGATCGCAGGTGCGGCGGGGGATCAGCAGGCGGCCTTGTTTGGTCAGGCTTGTTTTCAAAAAGGGATGGCCAAAAACACCTATGGCACTGGCTGCTTCATGCTGATGAACACAGGGAATCATGCGATTCCGTCGCGCAGCGGCCTTTTGACGACCATTGCATGGGGGTTGAACGGGAAGGTGGAGTATGCGCTGGAGGGCAGCATTTTCGTAGCGGGGTCGGCGATTCAGTGGCTGCGCGATGGGCTGCGGATGATCAAATCTGCCAAAGACTCCGAGGACTACGCGAAGCGAGTTGCATCGACCGATGGTGTGTACGTGGTGCCTGCCTTTGTAGGGCTGGGGACGCCTTATTGGGACAGTGAGGTGCGGGGAGCGGTATTTGGACTGACAAGGGGGACGTCGAAGGAGCATTTTATCCGGGCGACACTGGAATCCTTGGCCTACCAGACGAAGGACGTGCTGCAAGCCATGGAGGATGACTCGGGGATTGAGCTCACCAAGCTGCGGGTTGACGGCGGTGTGGTGAAGAACAACTTCCTGATGCAGTTCCAAAGCGACATGCTAGGTGTCACGGTTGAGCGTCCGGTCATTAATGAAACGACGGCGCTTGGGGCGGCTTATTTGGCGGGACTCGCGGTTGGTTTCTGGCAGGATCAGGCGGAAATTGCGGCGCAATGGCAGGTCGATCATGCTTTCCAGCAGGAGATGGCAGCGGACGTGCAAGAGCAATTGTACAGTGGTTGGAAAAAGGCAGTAAACGCCGCGATCGCTTTTAAATAA